Proteins from one Azospirillum brasilense genomic window:
- the mazG gene encoding nucleoside triphosphate pyrophosphohydrolase — translation MARNIDRLIDVMARLRDPNGGCPWDLEQTYATIAPHTIEEAYEVADAIEKGDMPALREELGDLLFQVVYYSQMAREENLFDFDEVAGVIADKMIRRHPHVFGAEEVKGADMQTSRWEDHKAAERAAKAAEEGRAPSALEGVIAGLPALTRALKLQNRAARVGFDWTDARDILDKIEEEVRELRHEMDSGSAPDRVADELGDLLFALVNLARRLKVEPESALRGTNAKFERRFHRIEALLSEQGRTPKEATLDEMEAFWQQAKREERGES, via the coding sequence ATGGCCCGCAACATCGACCGACTGATCGACGTCATGGCCCGCCTGCGCGACCCCAACGGCGGATGCCCGTGGGATCTGGAGCAGACCTACGCCACCATCGCGCCGCACACGATCGAGGAAGCCTACGAGGTGGCCGACGCCATCGAGAAAGGCGACATGCCGGCGTTGCGTGAGGAGTTGGGCGACCTGCTCTTCCAGGTGGTCTATTACAGCCAGATGGCCCGCGAGGAAAATCTCTTCGACTTCGACGAGGTCGCCGGCGTCATCGCCGACAAGATGATCCGCCGCCACCCGCACGTCTTCGGCGCCGAGGAGGTCAAGGGCGCCGACATGCAGACTTCGCGCTGGGAGGACCACAAGGCCGCCGAACGCGCCGCCAAGGCCGCCGAAGAGGGCCGCGCCCCGTCCGCCCTGGAGGGCGTCATCGCTGGCCTCCCCGCCCTCACCCGTGCCCTTAAGCTGCAGAACCGCGCCGCCCGCGTCGGCTTCGACTGGACCGACGCGCGGGACATCCTCGACAAGATCGAGGAGGAGGTCCGCGAACTGCGGCATGAGATGGACAGCGGTTCCGCCCCGGACCGGGTGGCCGACGAGTTGGGCGATCTGCTCTTCGCTCTGGTCAACCTTGCCCGCCGCCTGAAGGTCGAGCCGGAATCGGCGCTGCGCGGCACCAACGCCAAGTTCGAACGCCGCTTCCACCGCATCGAGGCGTTGCTGTCCGAACAGGGTCGCACGCCCAAGGAGGCGACGCTGGACGAGATGGAGGCCTTCTGGCAGCAGGCCAAGCGCGAGGAACGCGGGGAGTCCTGA
- a CDS encoding inositol monophosphatase family protein: MTKFPIPDVDRVSAIIREVAESEILPYFRDLANAGIREKTGPADLVTLADEAGERALTPRLLDLLPGSTVVGEEAVSEDKSLLDRIHGDAPVWIIDPIDGTLNFANGRPLFAVIVALACRGETVAGWIYDPCDGRIATAVKGQGAYLNGTRVTVAPSVPLAEMTGALSTRFCAEDLGRQLDERGRSLGPRVCLSSAAQEYLRLLDGRAHFSMYHRLMPWDHAAGVLLHAEAGGYSALFDGSPYRPTVLNGGVMLTPDRASWEAMHRHLFG, translated from the coding sequence GTGACGAAATTTCCGATTCCCGACGTCGACCGCGTCTCCGCGATCATTCGCGAGGTCGCGGAGAGCGAGATCCTTCCCTATTTCCGTGATCTGGCGAACGCCGGCATCCGCGAGAAGACCGGGCCGGCCGATCTCGTGACCCTGGCCGACGAGGCGGGCGAACGCGCCCTGACGCCGCGCCTGCTGGACCTGCTTCCCGGCAGCACGGTGGTGGGGGAGGAGGCTGTCTCCGAGGACAAGTCCCTGCTCGACCGCATCCACGGCGACGCGCCGGTCTGGATCATCGACCCGATCGACGGCACCCTGAACTTCGCGAACGGGCGCCCGCTGTTCGCGGTGATCGTCGCCCTGGCCTGCCGCGGCGAGACCGTCGCCGGCTGGATCTACGACCCGTGCGACGGCCGCATCGCCACGGCGGTGAAAGGGCAGGGCGCCTACCTGAACGGCACGCGCGTCACGGTCGCCCCGTCGGTCCCCCTGGCCGAGATGACCGGGGCCCTGTCGACGCGCTTCTGCGCCGAGGATCTGGGACGCCAGCTCGACGAGCGAGGCCGTTCCCTCGGCCCGCGTGTCTGCCTGTCCAGCGCCGCGCAGGAGTATCTGCGCCTGCTCGACGGGCGGGCGCATTTCTCGATGTACCACCGGCTGATGCCCTGGGATCACGCGGCGGGCGTTCTGCTCCACGCGGAGGCCGGGGGATACAGCGCGCTGTTCGACGGCTCGCCCTATCGTCCGACCGTGCTCAACGGTGGGGTGATGCTGACCCCCGACCGTGCGAGTTGGGAGGCGATGCACCGGCATCTGTTCGGTTAA
- the hflX gene encoding GTPase HflX — protein sequence MVHPVLRNEADGVLRHPESCLDEAVGLARAIDLEVVHAECARVNRPQPSILLGSGTVEHFAQIVEETEASLVILDHALSPVQQRNLEKALKVKVIDRTGLILEIFGARARTREGMLQVELAALTYQKSRLVRSWTHLERQRGGFGFLGGPGESQLEMDRRLIGDRIVKIKKELEEVRRTRGLHRKARAKVPYPVVALVGYTNAGKSTLFNRLANADVFAKDLLFATLDPTMRQVTLPSGRKVILSDTVGFISDLPHGLVAAFRATLEEVDAADIILHVRDVSHQDSEAQKADVHEVMSDMGIDPDADDRVIEVLNKIDALDEESREAVLAQTARNPRAVAVSALSGAGIADLDRLLDQRMNAHRQVVDLSVELGDGAALAWLYEKGEVLERRDDEVQAHIQVAIDPADLARFEKRFVHG from the coding sequence GTGGTCCACCCCGTCCTCCGCAATGAGGCGGACGGGGTCCTGCGCCATCCCGAATCCTGCCTGGACGAGGCGGTGGGCCTCGCCCGCGCCATCGATCTGGAGGTCGTGCACGCCGAATGCGCGCGGGTGAACCGCCCGCAGCCTTCGATCCTTCTCGGGTCGGGGACGGTGGAGCATTTTGCCCAGATCGTGGAGGAGACGGAGGCATCCCTCGTCATCCTCGACCATGCGCTGTCGCCGGTGCAGCAGCGCAATCTGGAAAAGGCCCTCAAGGTCAAGGTCATCGACCGCACCGGCCTGATCCTGGAGATCTTCGGCGCCCGCGCCCGCACGCGCGAAGGCATGCTCCAGGTCGAGCTGGCCGCCCTGACCTACCAGAAATCGCGCCTCGTCCGCTCCTGGACCCACCTGGAACGCCAGCGCGGCGGCTTCGGCTTCCTCGGCGGCCCCGGTGAATCCCAGCTTGAGATGGACCGCCGCCTGATCGGCGACCGCATCGTCAAGATCAAGAAGGAGTTGGAGGAGGTCCGCCGCACCCGCGGCCTGCACCGCAAGGCCCGCGCCAAGGTGCCGTACCCGGTGGTGGCTCTGGTCGGCTACACCAACGCCGGCAAGTCGACGCTGTTCAACCGGCTGGCCAACGCCGATGTCTTTGCCAAGGACCTGCTGTTCGCCACGCTGGACCCGACGATGCGTCAGGTGACTCTTCCGTCCGGGCGCAAGGTGATCCTGTCGGACACGGTGGGCTTCATCTCCGACCTGCCGCACGGCCTCGTCGCCGCCTTCCGCGCCACGCTGGAGGAGGTGGACGCCGCCGACATCATCCTGCATGTCCGCGACGTGTCCCACCAGGACAGCGAGGCCCAGAAGGCCGACGTGCACGAGGTCATGAGCGACATGGGCATCGACCCGGACGCCGACGACCGCGTGATCGAGGTGCTGAACAAGATCGACGCGCTGGACGAGGAGTCCCGCGAGGCAGTCCTGGCCCAAACGGCCCGCAATCCGCGTGCCGTCGCGGTGTCCGCCCTGTCGGGTGCGGGGATCGCCGATCTCGACCGATTGCTCGACCAGCGGATGAACGCCCACCGCCAAGTGGTGGACCTGTCCGTGGAACTGGGGGACGGGGCTGCGCTCGCGTGGCTCTATGAAAAAGGTGAGGTGCTGGAGCGGCGCGACGACGAGGTCCAGGCCCACATCCAGGTGGCCATAGATCCGGCGGATCTGGCCCGTTTCGAGAAACGGTTCGTGCACGGCTGA
- the hfq gene encoding RNA chaperone Hfq — protein sequence MSEKSQNVQDVFLNHVRKNKTPVTVFLVNGVKLQGIITWFDNFSVLLRRDAHSQLVYKHAISTVMPAHPIQLFEPPKEGENV from the coding sequence ATGTCTGAAAAAAGCCAAAATGTGCAGGACGTGTTCCTCAATCACGTCCGCAAGAACAAGACTCCCGTGACCGTGTTCCTCGTGAACGGTGTTAAACTTCAGGGAATCATCACCTGGTTCGACAACTTCTCGGTACTGCTGCGGCGCGATGCGCATTCGCAGCTCGTCTACAAGCACGCCATCTCCACTGTGATGCCCGCGCATCCGATCCAACTTTTCGAGCCGCCCAAGGAAGGTGAAAACGTCTGA
- a CDS encoding HAD family hydrolase, with amino-acid sequence MSDAAAVIDRLPVLPRAVLYDWDNTLVDNWGTVRAALNHALVTFGHPAWTEEEARERIKQSLRDSFPRIFGERWTDARDLFYAYFEAHHLEHLRPLPGAESLLRGFAERGIYQAVVSNKTGRFLRAEADALGWTGYFGRLVGAQDAEFDKPHGAPVLMALEPANISPGPDVWFVGDADIDMECAHGVGMVPVLIGAGEGSGFTRFPPAHQYDTCHALFGLVGSGGDTISDDQ; translated from the coding sequence ATGAGCGACGCCGCCGCCGTCATCGACCGTCTGCCCGTGCTGCCGCGCGCCGTCCTCTACGACTGGGACAACACGCTGGTCGACAACTGGGGCACCGTGCGCGCCGCGCTGAACCACGCGCTGGTCACCTTCGGCCATCCGGCCTGGACGGAGGAGGAGGCGCGTGAGCGCATCAAGCAGTCGCTGCGCGACAGCTTCCCCCGCATCTTTGGGGAGCGCTGGACCGACGCGCGTGACCTTTTCTACGCCTATTTCGAGGCGCATCACCTGGAGCATCTCCGGCCCCTGCCGGGCGCGGAATCCCTGCTGCGCGGCTTCGCCGAGCGCGGAATCTATCAGGCGGTGGTCTCGAACAAGACCGGCCGCTTCCTGCGGGCGGAGGCCGACGCGCTGGGCTGGACCGGCTATTTCGGTCGTCTGGTCGGCGCCCAGGACGCCGAATTCGACAAGCCGCACGGTGCGCCGGTGCTGATGGCGCTGGAACCGGCGAACATTTCGCCGGGCCCGGACGTCTGGTTCGTAGGGGACGCCGACATCGACATGGAATGTGCCCATGGCGTGGGAATGGTCCCGGTGCTAATAGGGGCGGGCGAGGGCAGCGGCTTCACCCGCTTCCCTCCGGCCCATCAGTACGACACGTGCCATGCATTGTTCGGGTTGGTGGGCAGCGGTGGTGACACCATATCGGATGACCAGTAG
- a CDS encoding D-amino-acid transaminase, which yields MARWAYVNGRYLPHRQAAVHVEDRGFQFADGVYEVVTLLDGRFADMDGHMERLGRSLSELRMDWPAAPRVVTMIARELVRRNGVRNGSLYIQVTRGVAPRDFKFPADTPATLVMTVKRVTAFAKPEQLEKGVAVVTVPDIRWGRRDIKTVGLLAPVLAKQQAAESGAYEAWLIDPDGTVTEGSSSNAWIVTQDGVLVTRPPSQKILNGITRLSLLRLAGERGIPVEERSFTVEEALAAREAFVSSAGTFALPVTRIDGKPVGEGRPGPVTRALRQAYLDYVAAELPS from the coding sequence ATGGCTCGATGGGCATACGTCAACGGCCGTTACCTGCCGCACCGGCAGGCAGCGGTTCATGTGGAAGACCGCGGCTTCCAGTTCGCCGACGGCGTCTATGAGGTGGTGACCCTCCTCGACGGGCGTTTCGCGGACATGGACGGCCATATGGAGCGTCTGGGCCGCAGCCTGTCGGAGCTGCGCATGGACTGGCCGGCGGCGCCGCGCGTCGTCACGATGATCGCCCGCGAACTGGTGCGGCGGAATGGCGTTCGCAACGGCTCGCTCTACATCCAGGTCACCCGCGGCGTCGCCCCGCGGGACTTCAAGTTCCCAGCGGATACCCCCGCGACGCTGGTGATGACCGTCAAGCGGGTCACCGCCTTCGCCAAGCCGGAGCAGCTTGAGAAGGGCGTGGCCGTGGTCACGGTGCCCGACATCCGCTGGGGCCGGCGCGACATCAAGACGGTCGGCCTCCTCGCCCCGGTGCTGGCCAAGCAGCAGGCCGCCGAATCGGGCGCCTACGAGGCGTGGCTGATCGATCCGGACGGCACGGTGACGGAGGGATCCTCCTCCAACGCCTGGATCGTGACGCAGGACGGCGTGCTGGTGACCCGGCCGCCGTCGCAGAAGATCCTCAACGGCATTACCCGTCTGTCGCTCCTGCGGCTGGCCGGCGAGCGCGGTATCCCGGTGGAGGAACGCAGCTTCACGGTGGAGGAGGCGCTCGCGGCCCGCGAGGCCTTTGTGTCCTCGGCCGGCACCTTCGCGCTGCCGGTGACCCGCATCGACGGCAAGCCGGTGGGTGAGGGCAGGCCGGGGCCGGTCACGCGGGCGCTGCGTCAGGCCTATCTCGATTACGTGGCCGCCGAGCTGCCGTCATGA
- the trkA gene encoding Trk system potassium transporter TrkA — protein MKVIVCGAGQVGSNIARYLASEGNNVTVIDHSPELIQRISDTLDVQAMVGHASHPDVLEAAGAGETDMIIAVTQIDEINMVACEVAHALFKVPTKIARVRNQSYLKPIWADLFSRDHMPIDVIISPEIAVARAIARRLQVPGAFDMIPLADGKVRVVGVLCTETCPVLHTPLRQLTGLFPDLGLEVVAIIRNDRSFIPGGDDQMLPGDEVYFACDNRHLNRAMSAFGHEEVEARRIIILGGGNIGLCLAEELEAKYPHVTARIIEMNRSRAQYVAQRLSRTMVLHGDGLDPEILEEANVRATETVVAVTNDDEGNILSSLLAKRHGAKRAITLINKASYTSLVSPLGIDAVVSPRAITVSNILQHVRRGRIRAVHSLRDGFAEVIEAEALETSAVVNTPLREVKLPSGVIVGAIVRGDEVIVPRPATVIRPKDRVVILATAGQVKKVEKMFAVRLEFF, from the coding sequence GTGAAGGTCATCGTTTGCGGAGCCGGGCAGGTCGGCTCGAACATCGCGCGCTATCTGGCGTCCGAGGGCAACAACGTCACGGTGATCGACCATTCGCCGGAGCTCATCCAGCGGATCAGCGACACGCTCGACGTGCAGGCCATGGTCGGCCACGCTTCGCACCCTGACGTTCTGGAGGCGGCGGGGGCGGGTGAGACCGACATGATCATCGCGGTCACCCAGATCGACGAGATCAACATGGTCGCCTGCGAAGTCGCCCACGCCCTGTTCAAGGTGCCGACCAAGATCGCCCGTGTGCGCAATCAAAGCTATCTGAAGCCGATCTGGGCGGACCTGTTCAGCCGCGACCACATGCCGATCGATGTCATCATCTCGCCGGAAATCGCGGTGGCGCGGGCCATCGCCCGCCGACTCCAGGTGCCGGGCGCCTTCGACATGATCCCGCTGGCGGACGGCAAGGTCCGTGTGGTCGGCGTTCTGTGCACCGAAACCTGCCCGGTGCTGCACACGCCGCTGCGCCAGTTGACCGGCCTGTTTCCCGACCTGGGTCTGGAGGTGGTGGCGATCATCCGCAACGACCGCTCCTTCATCCCCGGCGGTGACGACCAGATGCTGCCCGGCGACGAGGTCTATTTCGCCTGCGACAACCGCCACCTCAACCGCGCCATGTCCGCCTTCGGACACGAGGAGGTGGAGGCCCGCCGCATCATCATCCTGGGCGGCGGCAACATCGGGCTGTGCCTGGCGGAGGAGCTGGAGGCGAAATACCCTCACGTCACCGCCCGCATCATCGAGATGAACCGCAGCCGCGCGCAGTATGTGGCGCAGCGCCTGTCGCGCACCATGGTGCTGCATGGCGACGGGCTGGACCCGGAGATTCTGGAGGAAGCCAACGTCCGCGCCACCGAGACGGTGGTCGCCGTGACCAACGACGACGAGGGCAACATCCTGTCCTCGCTGCTCGCCAAGCGGCACGGGGCAAAGCGCGCCATCACGCTGATAAACAAGGCGTCCTACACCTCTCTGGTGTCGCCGCTGGGGATCGACGCGGTGGTCAGCCCGCGCGCCATCACCGTGTCGAACATCCTCCAGCACGTCCGCCGCGGCCGCATTCGCGCGGTGCACAGCCTGCGCGACGGCTTCGCCGAAGTTATCGAGGCGGAGGCGCTGGAAACCTCCGCGGTGGTGAACACGCCGCTGCGTGAGGTGAAGCTGCCCTCCGGGGTCATCGTCGGCGCCATCGTGCGCGGCGACGAGGTCATCGTCCCGCGACCGGCTACGGTGATCCGTCCGAAGGACCGGGTCGTCATCCTCGCCACCGCCGGTCAGGTGAAAAAGGTGGAGAAGATGTTCGCCGTCCGGCTTGAATTCTTCTGA
- a CDS encoding sigma-54-dependent transcriptional regulator, with product MAHDILIVDDEADIRMLIAGILNDEGMKTREAADADQAFAQVSARRPSLVVLDIWLQGSRLDGLQILEQLMRDHRNLPVIMISGHGNIETAVSAIKIGAYDFIEKPFKADRLLLMVDRAIEAARLKRENEELKLRAGGEVELIGRSTAVNHVRQSIEKVAPTGSRVLVTGPAGSGKEVVARLIHARSRRAGGPFVGLNCATMRPDRLEMELFGTEAGVDGGGRKIGTFEQAHGGTLLLDEVADMPLETQGKIVRALQEQVFERVGGGHRVEVDVRVIATSNRDLQAEIDQGRFRQDLFYRLAVVPIRVPSLAERREDIPLLARHFMQRSAEAAGLPAREFGEDAMAALQAYDWPGNVRQLRNVVDWLLIMAQGDPKEPIRADQLPPEIGAITPTVLKWDKGGEIMGLPLREAREVFEREYLLAQVTRFGGNISRTASFVGMERSALHRKLKSLGVHGSEKGKLFVE from the coding sequence ATGGCGCATGACATTCTGATCGTCGACGACGAAGCGGACATCCGGATGCTGATCGCCGGCATCCTGAACGACGAAGGCATGAAGACGCGCGAGGCCGCCGACGCCGATCAGGCGTTCGCCCAGGTCTCCGCGCGCCGTCCGAGCCTCGTGGTTCTGGACATCTGGCTGCAGGGCAGCCGGCTGGACGGGCTTCAGATCCTCGAACAGCTGATGCGCGACCACCGGAACCTGCCGGTCATCATGATCTCGGGCCACGGCAACATCGAAACCGCCGTCTCGGCCATCAAGATCGGCGCTTACGACTTCATCGAGAAGCCCTTCAAGGCCGACCGGCTGCTGCTGATGGTGGACCGCGCCATCGAGGCGGCCCGGCTGAAGCGTGAGAACGAAGAGTTGAAGCTGCGCGCCGGCGGCGAGGTGGAACTGATTGGCCGTTCCACCGCCGTCAACCACGTCCGCCAGAGCATCGAGAAGGTGGCGCCCACCGGCAGCCGCGTCCTCGTCACCGGCCCCGCCGGCTCCGGCAAGGAGGTGGTGGCCCGGCTGATCCACGCGCGGTCGCGCCGCGCCGGTGGTCCCTTCGTCGGGCTGAACTGTGCCACCATGCGTCCTGACCGGCTGGAAATGGAGTTGTTCGGCACGGAGGCCGGGGTGGACGGCGGTGGCCGTAAGATCGGCACCTTCGAGCAGGCGCACGGCGGCACGCTGCTGCTCGACGAGGTGGCCGACATGCCGTTGGAAACCCAGGGCAAGATCGTCCGCGCCCTGCAGGAGCAGGTGTTCGAGCGGGTCGGCGGCGGTCACCGGGTCGAGGTGGACGTGCGCGTCATCGCCACCTCCAACCGCGACCTCCAGGCGGAGATCGACCAGGGCCGCTTCCGCCAGGACCTGTTCTATCGTTTGGCCGTCGTGCCGATCCGCGTGCCGTCGCTGGCCGAGCGGCGCGAGGACATCCCGCTGCTGGCCCGCCACTTCATGCAGCGCTCGGCCGAGGCCGCCGGTCTGCCGGCCCGCGAGTTCGGCGAGGATGCCATGGCCGCGCTGCAGGCCTATGACTGGCCGGGCAACGTGCGCCAGCTGCGCAACGTGGTGGATTGGCTGCTCATCATGGCGCAGGGCGATCCCAAGGAACCGATCCGCGCCGACCAGCTGCCGCCGGAAATCGGCGCCATCACCCCCACGGTCCTGAAATGGGACAAGGGCGGCGAGATCATGGGTCTGCCGCTCCGCGAGGCGCGCGAGGTGTTCGAGCGTGAGTATCTGCTGGCCCAGGTGACGCGCTTCGGCGGCAACATCTCCCGCACCGCCTCCTTCGTCGGGATGGAGCGTTCCGCCTTGCACCGGAAGCTGAAATCGCTCGGCGTGCACGGCAGCGAGAAGGGCAAGCTGTTCGTCGAATAA
- a CDS encoding sensor histidine kinase NtrY-like codes for MSPTPPETVTPLWQQFLRWAARVGLAKRLAFALSLAALVAGFATYTALTESAPFGETNPRTVTWLLTLDLALLLLLGVLIARRIVYLWIGRRRGLAGSQMHVRLVAVFSLLAVAPAIIMAIFSTVFFYVGVQSWFSERVRTAVNESLAVASAYLHEHQQNIRADALAMANDLNQEAARLASDPERFEQVVATQAMLRALSEAIVFNGTTGAIVARSGYTFALEFDPIPDDKLATARRGEVAMIVSENDDRVRALVRLDRFADTYLYVGRMVEPRVLSHMASAEGAVREFGALESQRGSLQITFTLIFLVVALLLLLAAVWAGLIFATRLARPISALIGAAERVRAGDLTVRVTEPPGEDELGLLSRAFNRMTTEIESQRHELLSANRLIDERRRFTETVLGGVSAGVIGLDAEGRITLPNFSAARLLGVEDAESLIGMRLAELSPEMGELLDHAPGRPGRVVQDQIQIRRPGTTPLTLLVRISTEGRGSGEIRGYVVTFDDITELVSAQRKAAWADVARRIAHEIKNPLTPIQLSAERLRRKYLKEITSDTEVFTMCTDTIVRQVDDIRRMVDEFSAFARMPQPVMKPCNLNDLVRQAVFLQSSAHAGKIKFDMALPQGPLTVPCDSRQISQALTNLLQNAADAIEGRPPPAEGTELPPGHVAIRVEADAERIAMIIEDNGKGLPTEERDRLTEPYVTTRAKGTGLGLAIVKKIMEDHGGVLTLEDREGGGARVGLVIPNTSTSSGTAAGDAPGGVGTPAETGEEKRHAAHGA; via the coding sequence ATGTCGCCCACACCCCCTGAAACCGTCACGCCGCTTTGGCAGCAGTTCCTTCGCTGGGCAGCCCGTGTCGGGCTGGCGAAGCGGCTTGCCTTTGCGCTGTCCTTGGCGGCCTTGGTGGCGGGCTTTGCAACCTATACGGCGCTGACGGAGAGCGCGCCCTTCGGGGAAACCAACCCGCGCACCGTCACATGGCTGCTGACCCTCGATCTGGCGCTGCTGCTCCTGCTTGGCGTGCTGATCGCGCGGCGGATCGTCTATCTGTGGATCGGGCGGCGGCGTGGCCTCGCCGGGTCGCAGATGCATGTGCGGCTGGTCGCGGTGTTCAGCCTGCTCGCCGTCGCACCGGCCATCATCATGGCCATTTTCTCCACGGTCTTCTTCTATGTCGGCGTGCAGTCCTGGTTCAGCGAGCGGGTGCGCACGGCGGTGAACGAATCGCTGGCCGTCGCCAGCGCCTATCTGCACGAGCACCAGCAGAACATCCGCGCCGACGCGCTCGCCATGGCGAACGACCTGAACCAGGAGGCGGCGCGCCTCGCCAGCGACCCCGAGCGGTTCGAGCAGGTGGTCGCCACCCAGGCGATGCTGCGCGCGCTGTCGGAGGCCATCGTCTTCAACGGAACGACGGGTGCCATCGTCGCGCGTTCCGGCTACACCTTCGCGCTGGAGTTCGACCCGATCCCCGACGACAAGCTCGCCACCGCCCGCCGCGGCGAGGTGGCGATGATCGTCAGCGAGAACGACGACCGCGTGCGCGCGCTGGTCCGGCTCGACCGCTTCGCCGACACCTATCTCTATGTCGGCCGCATGGTCGAGCCGCGCGTGCTGTCGCACATGGCCTCGGCGGAAGGGGCGGTGCGGGAGTTCGGTGCGCTGGAAAGCCAGCGCGGCAGCCTGCAGATCACCTTCACCCTGATCTTCCTGGTCGTCGCCCTGCTGCTTCTGCTGGCGGCGGTGTGGGCGGGGTTGATCTTCGCGACGCGGCTGGCGCGTCCGATCAGCGCCCTGATCGGTGCGGCGGAGCGGGTGCGCGCCGGCGACCTGACCGTCCGGGTGACCGAACCGCCCGGCGAGGACGAGCTTGGCCTGCTGTCGCGCGCCTTCAACCGCATGACGACGGAGATCGAAAGCCAGCGGCACGAGCTTCTCTCGGCCAACCGCCTGATCGACGAGCGCCGCCGCTTCACCGAGACCGTGCTGGGTGGCGTGTCGGCGGGCGTGATCGGGTTGGACGCGGAGGGGCGCATCACCCTTCCCAACTTCTCGGCCGCGCGCCTTCTCGGCGTCGAGGACGCGGAAAGCCTGATCGGGATGAGGCTGGCCGAGCTGTCCCCCGAGATGGGGGAACTTCTCGACCACGCGCCGGGCCGTCCGGGCCGGGTGGTGCAGGACCAGATCCAGATCCGCCGCCCCGGCACGACGCCGCTGACCCTGCTCGTCCGCATCTCCACCGAGGGGCGGGGCAGCGGGGAGATCCGCGGCTACGTCGTGACCTTCGACGACATCACCGAGCTGGTCTCCGCCCAGCGCAAGGCGGCCTGGGCCGACGTCGCCCGCCGCATCGCCCACGAGATCAAGAATCCACTGACGCCGATCCAGCTCTCCGCCGAACGGCTGCGCCGCAAGTACCTGAAGGAGATCACCAGCGACACCGAGGTCTTCACCATGTGCACGGACACCATCGTCCGGCAGGTGGACGACATCCGGCGCATGGTGGACGAGTTCTCGGCCTTCGCGCGCATGCCTCAGCCGGTGATGAAGCCCTGCAACCTCAACGACCTCGTCCGGCAGGCGGTCTTCCTGCAGTCCAGTGCGCACGCTGGGAAGATCAAGTTTGACATGGCATTGCCCCAGGGGCCGCTGACCGTGCCCTGCGACAGCCGCCAGATCAGCCAGGCGTTGACCAACCTGCTGCAGAACGCCGCGGACGCCATCGAAGGGCGCCCGCCGCCCGCCGAAGGCACGGAACTGCCGCCCGGCCATGTCGCCATCCGGGTCGAGGCCGATGCCGAGCGCATCGCCATGATCATCGAGGACAACGGCAAGGGCTTGCCGACCGAGGAACGCGACCGGCTGACCGAACCCTACGTGACGACGCGCGCGAAAGGCACGGGACTGGGGCTGGCAATCGTCAAGAAGATCATGGAGGACCACGGCGGCGTGCTGACCCTGGAGGACCGCGAAGGCGGCGGGGCGCGCGTCGGGCTGGTCATCCCCAACACATCCACCAGCTCCGGCACGGCCGCGGGCGACGCCCCCGGCGGCGTTGGCACGCCGGCGGAGACCGGTGAAGAGAAGAGGCACGCAGCCCATGGCGCATGA